caaattgAGACAGTAAAATTAGCCTAAACATGAATGGCTTTTATGGACATTTACCTTAGGGGTAGTTTGAACTTAAAGGAACTTTTGCTGAGGGCTTGTGTGTGGTGTAGGGAGGAAAGACTGGTGCTCACAGATGAGGGAACAATTGCTGAGGGCCAGCGTGTGGTGTGGGGAGGAAAGACTGGTGCTCACAGATGAGGGAACTATTGCTGAGGGCCAGCGTGTGGTGTAGGGAGGAAAGACTGGTGCTCACAGATGAGGGAACTATTGCTGAGGGCCAGCGTGTGGTGTGGGGAGGAAAGACTGGTGCTCACAGATGAGGGAACTATTGCTGAGGGCCAGCGTGTGGTGTGGGGAGGAAAGACTGGTGCTCACAGATGAAGGAACTATTGCTGAGGGCCAGCGTGTGGTGTGGGGAGGAAAGACTGGTGCTCACAGATGAGGGAACTATTGCTGAGGGCCAGCGTGTGGTGTGGGGAGGAAGGACTGGTGCTCACAGATGAGGGAACTATTGCTGAGGGCCAGCGTGTGGTGTGGGGAGGAAGGACTGGTGCTCACAGATGAGGGAACTATTGCTGAGGGCCAGCGTGTGGTGTGGGGAGGAAGGACTGGTGCTCACAGATGAGGGAACTATTGCTGAGGGCCAGCGTGTGGTGTGGGGAGGAAGGACTGGTGCTCACAGATGAGGGAACTATTGCTGAGGGCCAGCATGTGGTGTGGGGAGGAAAGACTGGTGCTCACAGATGAGGGAACTATTGCTGAGGGCCAGCGTGTGGTGTGGGGAGGAAGGACTGGTGCTCACAGATGAAGGAACTATTGCTGAGGGCCAGCGTGTGGTGTGGGGAGGAAGGACTGGTGCTCACAGATGAGGGAACTATTGCTGAGGGCCAGCGTGTGGTGTGGGGAGGAAAGACTGGTGCTCACAGATGAGGGAACTATTGCTGAGGGCCAGCGTGTGGTGTGGGGAGGAAGGACTGGTGCTCACAGATGAAGGAACTATTGCTGAGGGCCAGCGTGTGGTGTGTGGAGGAAAGACTGGTACTTACAGATGAGGGAACTATTGCTGAGGGCCAGCGTGTGGTGTGGGGAGGAAGGACTGGTGCTCACAGATGAGGGAACTATTGCTGAGGGCCAGCGTGTGGTGTGGGGAGGAAGGACTGGTACTTACCGATGAAGGGGAAGGAGGCAGGGGCGGCGAGGTACATGCCGTTGCTGTACATGGCGAAGGTGACGGCAAAGTACATGGTCAGACTCCCCCACACAAACAGCTGGTTCACCGCCGTCCAATAGGACATGTCCAGACCAAGCTACAgtaaagggggagggaggggagaaagggagataaACTGGTTTTAGACCATCTTCTTGTTAAGGAGATATTGAACATGAATGAAGACAGGCCAGatagccagacagacagacaggcagacacagaaacacatccaTGGATGGACTGTATTCAGGTAGTACtagtaataataaatatttacatttaattaactAATTATCTAAACTGGCTCCTCGGTCCATTCTGCAGTGATTTCAATTATTTCCAAAAGCTTTCTGTAGATGTGCTGAACAGGCTGTAACTGTAGGCTGTCGTTGTAGTTGTAGCTGTAGGCTGTGGTTGTAGCTGTGGTTGTAGACTGCCTACAGAGCTGTGTGTCATACCTGTGGTTGTAGACTGCCTACAAAGCTGTGTGTCATACCTGTATGCAGACGGTGAACACCAAGCAGGTCTGCGTCAGCAGGGCAAACGACTGGTAGTCGGCGATGTCTTTGCCGTCACTGCGGACCGTGTCGTACATGGCAGCGTACGGGATGAAGAACagcaccacagagctgtacacgCTATGCAGGGCGCACTTAAAGAAGGCCGTCTTACTGAAGTACTGGTTCAGCTGGCCGGGGACGTACAGCTTAGGGTGTTGGAAACTCCACATGTCATTCACATCCTGGCCACCGGAGGGAGACAGAGCGACATGCTTCACAGTTTACCGTGTGATTCAGAAACCATTTTGATCATGTTTGCCTGTCCGTGTGGGAGACACGTAGACCAAGCataatcagacacacacacatacacacacacacacacaagcttacCTGGTCAAAGAGACTCATGCCCAGAACAGGTAGTGCTGTGTAGACGaggttatacaacgtaatgaaCCACTCGTCATAGACTGTCtgcaagaaaaacacaaataacctCAAGTGAAAAATACTGAATAGTTGTATAACCAAATGCCTGTTGAAACTCTTACTTAAAAACGTAATATTCTGTTATTTCATACACAAAAAATTTTGTTCACTAgtttccatatatatatatatatatatatatatttattattattattatttatttatttatttattttggccaaAGTATCAACTTTAATAGCAGAAATTAACACTTTTAATGACAGActctcagggttagggttacaaaCTACGGACTAAAGAGGCTGTTGGTGTGTTGAATTTAGTCAATCTCTGTACTAACCAACAGCCAACAGGGCTAATTGATCAGTTCAAAGATCAGTTCTTTCAACACACCTGGTCTTTCTGATTGGTTAAATGCAAAAAACTTCTTTGTGTGTGCCACTCCAGAAAGGGATTCCCTACCTCAGCCCAAAGACAATTTTATTGGTAAtccttttaaattgaaataatcCCACTCTCTTAGCTTTCTCCCCCCAACACTTTTCTCCTTCcactttcttttctctttttctctcacctGTGCCGAGAAGCCGCAGAAGAAAGCATACCACAAGTGTACAAAGGTGAAGGTGAAGTTCTTGTAGAAGAAGTAGCTTAGGAATTTACACATCCTCAAGTAGGACCAGCGACCGTGGACCAGGAGGAGGcgctgaaaacaaaaacaacttttcAAATCTATGTATTGTTTTggaaattaataatatattatttaaattcaagaataacaatattaaaaaaaaacgacaaaagaaaatctaaaataatagAATCCATGTTTaaaagcaaaatacattttaaagctgTCACTGATGAGTGCCAGTGTCTCATACCTCTAGGTAACGGAACTGAGCGAAGGAGTAGTCTGAGGAGAGGACAGCCTGCATTCCTTCCTGACCACTGATACCTACTCCTATATGAGCGGctgaggaaagggagaggaaggtTATAACCAACTCCTATATGAGCAGCTGAGGAGAGGGAGTTGGAGGTTATAACCAACTCCTATATGAGCAgcggaggagagggagatggaggttATAACCTACTTTCAGCCAATCGGCGTCCATAACCCTGACCCACCCCGTTGTACCTTTAATCATGCTGACGTCGTTGGCCCCGTCTCCGATCGCCAGGGTGACGGCCTGTTTGTACTTCTTAACCAGCTCAACCACCTGGGCCTTCTGCAGTGGGGTCACCCTGCAGCAGATCACCGTCTTACAGAGGCAGGCAACGCGCAGGAACAGCAGCTCCATGCTGCCATCCAGGGCATAGGCCTGGGGGGGGTCAGGGGTTAGCACAGCACTTTGAACACAACTAGAAACTAGTGTCATGTGTTATCTCTCACCAGACTGTGTCCGTTGATGACCAGGCCAAACTCCCCGTCCACCTCCTCATCCTTGATCACCTTCACCTTGCTACCCAGGCTAGTCACTGGTGTAAAGACCTCTGCACCTGGTTTTATGGCGTTCAGCGCATTTctggtaacaaaaaaaaaagggaaattctGTTTCTGGAGAGCTGTTTCTGGAGGGTCAAAACAAAAGACAGTATTGCGGCCAAGATGGAGCCAATACATTGTCATGACTGCACATCGTCTGACCTCAGTTCCTGTCTGACGTCATCCGTATTGTTGGCGGATACGATGAAGATGTCGTTCATCTCTTCACGCAGCATGTTGCAAGAGTATCCAATGTTCTCCGCAGTCTCTGTCACGTGACACGCAACAACATCacgtaaaatttacatttttctcaGATTAGATTGGTTTAATCTAACAATGTTCCTGGAATAATCTTTAAGCATTGAAACTGTAAAAAATTTACGCCAATGTTTTCTTCAAAAGGTTCTTTAAGGAACTATTTAAAGGGTTcctcaaaaacatttttgtttcagtttgaaTAACCCCCCAGATAGCTTGTCTTTTTAGAGtgatatgattttttttttttaagtggttTTTAATCTTTTTGAAACAGCCCTGGCTTTTACTGACTGATTATCTGATTGATTCACCTTGTTTATCCCCGGTGAGCACCCAGATCTTGATGTCTGCCTGGGAGAGCTGCTCAATGGTCTGAGGGACACCATCCTGGAGCTTATCCTCTATAGCTGTAGCTCCCAgcaactatacacacacacacagacacagacacacacacacacacacacacacacagacacacacacacacacacacacacacacacacacaaacacacacaagttttCTTAGTGATCTAATTCATGGATAAGCCAAACAAAAATCATTTTCTATAACGGAGACAAGTAACATGGCCCGACTAGTCACATTACTCTGATCTAACCACAGTTAATTCtcccacaaacactgacattacagtttttctcagtcgcTTTGGTGCATTTCTTAGATCAAAAGTGCAATTCTTGATACTACTTGTACAAATTCCAAATCATCTAGTCACATCATTAAAGCAATTTCTTATTCCTTTGAACAAATTGCAATTGCTTTTGTACATATTCCAATTGATAATGTACAAGTGTCagcttttttccacattttcaatTGCTCATGTCATGTTGATCAAAATATAGTAGATGGTTCTCTGTTGAATAGTCTTAGCCCTCAAAACATCTAGGCATCAGTTCCTTGCATAAGCCATAACATGCAAAATTGTTGCCCTATTTGTCATAAACTGTCAAGCATAGTTTCACACATTTCTATTAGACCTTTTGCTGTGGTGCCAGTATGTCCAGGTAAAACATGTATCTCTGTAACTACTTTACAGCAACATGTTATAGTGATACATAGTACAGTAAGCATAAACTGCACACATTTCCATTGCTGTGGAAGGAACATGcaatatatgtacattttatgccCCACTTCCTTaccaaaacaaattaaactgTGTGTTCTGGGATATAGCGTATAATGGAGTTGGAATCAAGTGAACCCTCTCATGACTTGGTATAGGTGGTGAGGCTGGCTTCAACCTGACCAAATGCAGAAGGCGGGGTCGGAATATCATCGGTCACAGAGCTACTGTGGATTTGCCAGGTCAACGGGGAGGAAATATCACCATGTGTGCTGCTATTTCGGAGCATGGTGTCCTAACCCATATCCCCCTTATAGGCCCATACAACACCCAGCATCTACTCACCTTTTAAGAGACTCTCTACAGGGCTCTCATCCCTGATAATGAGAGGGGTCTGTTTAGAGAGGATTGTATGTGGTCATTTGTGATAATGTGAGTTTCCATCAATGAAACATCATAAGGCAATGGTCTGTGACCCACCCGAGGATGCTCGTAGAATTCCTCCCACCTTATTCACCATTCCTTAACCCAATTGGGGAGTTATTttcagcatggaggtggaaggtgtATGATcgtcagccacacacacacacagatgacccTGCTGGCTGCAATGGATGCAGCATGTGTAGACCCCTGCAGAGGATGGATGAGGCATTCCAGAAGATTCTTTCCACGTTGCATTGCAAGGGAAAATAACCAGTATTATGTGGATGAGAATATGTGGGCCTTCAGACAGGAACGTCTGGATGTGTAGACAAAGTTGTGCCTTAGGGGTGTTTCTTTCTagaaaaaatgttttttctttgtgccccttttctttttcttacagtaaatatttttcctTTTGTCTTTCATAAAGTAGCACTAGTAAAAGCTgtgaaaaaaaatccctttcaaTCAATAAACCACACACAGTAATATGTTAATAGTATTGTTGAAATTGATACATGCCATAGAAGTGCTTTGTGCATTTTcaatacagtaactgtcatccAAACTGTAGCCTAAGTTCACATCAGGTAATACGGTCAAAGTACACAGTTACATTGACAACACGCCTAAACATTTTGACGACCTTGTTTGTGAACGACTCAATGACTTATCATTCTGAGGACACTGACATGATCATTGGCATGAATATTTACTTTTGAGAGATGTACTAAGGATTTCTAGTGACTGACTAGCTTTAGAAACGTATCTATTGTATATTGCAGTTTGTAcaaattgttctgagaaatgcacTTATTATTTTGCACAGGGATGATGTGAAAAACGCACCAAAgcgactgagaaaaactgtaagtaATGATCTCAACCTGTAATCTGTAGAAGTGACTCTGGTTCAGTTGTTGATTTTTCCCTACCATCAGGTCCTTCTCTATCTCCTCATAAAGGAGATCTAGTTTTTGTTCTCTGTCCTCCAGGGCTGTGCtggccacatggtggcgctgtTGCCATTCCTTGAAGTACTTCTCGTCCAGGTCCTTGCAGGCTAAAGCTAGGGTCCGCAGGCCTTCACCTGCATACTCCTGGaggaacacagaacacacacacacacttttaggTTTTAGCCCTTTCAGAGACATTACTTTTACCGTTTTATATTGTAGCCCTCACGCTAACCttaacattcaaacaaaaaaaaaggatggAAAATGTCCCAGTTGTGTTAGATTTTTGTATCGTACATTGAGGTGTTCAGTGGTGATGTCCATCAGCTTGCTACAGGACTGGTGTAGCCTCTCATATATTATGGTGTCTGCTCCTTTACAGTAAAGACACAGCTTCCCCTCTGGACTCCGCACTGACACAccgcagacacacaaaaacagacacaaagacacacaaacacagacacacgaaCACAGTTAGAACGGAGCACCACATTCAGTGCCCAGGAACTCAAATCCTTGATATTTGTTTCAAAATCGGGCGCTTACCAATGACGGACATCCTCTTGCGGACGTTGTTGAAGTCGAGAATGGCGAGGAGGTCGTAGCAGCGCTGTTTTCCCATCTCTACGACCGTGACACTCTCTGGTGTTCGCGAGCGGAACACAAAGCCGAAGTTGCGTGCAGCGGTTACCAAGGCGCCCTCATCAGGCGACTGCGCCTGGTACAGCAGCTCACCTGTGCAGAGGGAGTGATGTCATTTCCTGTGGTCTAAGTGGTGTCATTTTCCTGCTCTTTCTCCCTACTCCCATCCTTTCTGTTGCCCAAACttttttctcagtctctccttactcaccctctctcttttcttcggCCATGACGGTGTGGCAGAGAGACAGCAGTCGGAAGAAGGTGTGGACCTCAGGACTCTCCAGCTTCACGGCCTCCACCAGGGAGTGGTCGTGGAAGGAGAAGCGCTGGTCAGCCAGTGGATTAAACGACCAGTCCACCGTCTCTGTGTTctggagggggggaggggagaaGCAGTACTGAACCTTTGACCCCATGTTTGTTGCTGTACGTAGTGTTGAAGGGCTACAGCGTAAATACACCTAAGGAAAGACACTCTCGTATGTGAAATGTCTGGCTTTTGTTTAACTAGCTAGAATGTGTGGTGTATTTGGTATATTTTACATGGTATATTTTacatatcaatcaatcatttTTCTTAGTCAactaaaacatttcaacatgttttaGCAATAAATAAAACTCATGTATGAAAACAGTTCAAtggaatttaaataaataaatacagtacagtaaaattGCTAAATAATAGTCAATGAAAAACTGATA
This portion of the Esox lucius isolate fEsoLuc1 chromosome 13, fEsoLuc1.pri, whole genome shotgun sequence genome encodes:
- the atp8b5a gene encoding phospholipid-transporting ATPase ID, which codes for MSLFQLDFAKKKERELERKLKANDREYNLSFKYATNAIKTSKYNVFTFLPLNLFEQFQRIANAYFLILLLLQLIPAISSLSWFTTVVPLVLVLSVTAAKDATDDINRHRSDKHVNNRKATVLIDGQLQSERWMNVQVGDIIKLENNQFVTADLLLLSSSEPLNLVYIETAELDGETNLKVKQALTVTGDMGDNIQKLAAFNGEVRCEPPNNRLDRFTGTLNNAGQKYSLDNNRILLRGCTLRNTDWCFGLVLFGGPETKLMKNCGKTTFKRTSVDRLMNVLVLCIFGFLAVMCTILAIGNRIWEQRWGSDFTAFLPREDGVNASFSAFLTFWSYIIILNTVVPISLYVSMEVIRLGNSFYIDWDRNMYHAHSDTPAEARTTTLNEELGQIKYIFSDKTGTLTQNIMTFNKCSINGKSYGDVIDYNGQRLEINENTETVDWSFNPLADQRFSFHDHSLVEAVKLESPEVHTFFRLLSLCHTVMAEEKREGELLYQAQSPDEGALVTAARNFGFVFRSRTPESVTVVEMGKQRCYDLLAILDFNNVRKRMSVIVRSPEGKLCLYCKGADTIIYERLHQSCSKLMDITTEHLNEYAGEGLRTLALACKDLDEKYFKEWQQRHHVASTALEDREQKLDLLYEEIEKDLMLLGATAIEDKLQDGVPQTIEQLSQADIKIWVLTGDKQETAENIGYSCNMLREEMNDIFIVSANNTDDVRQELRNALNAIKPGAEVFTPVTSLGSKVKVIKDEEVDGEFGLVINGHSLAYALDGSMELLFLRVACLCKTVICCRVTPLQKAQVVELVKKYKQAVTLAIGDGANDVSMIKAAHIGVGISGQEGMQAVLSSDYSFAQFRYLERLLLVHGRWSYLRMCKFLSYFFYKNFTFTFVHLWYAFFCGFSAQTVYDEWFITLYNLVYTALPVLGMSLFDQDVNDMWSFQHPKLYVPGQLNQYFSKTAFFKCALHSVYSSVVLFFIPYAAMYDTVRSDGKDIADYQSFALLTQTCLVFTVCIQLGLDMSYWTAVNQLFVWGSLTMYFAVTFAMYSNGMYLAAPASFPFIGTARNSLNQPNVWLTILLTSILCVLPVVAYRFLLIQLRPTINNKVMFKVRQAKAAPLPPKRRAKIRRSSTRRSGYAFSHAQGYGDLVTSTRFLRRPAIVPSSGFTLLGRTTGFSPMGRSAGYSPTGHAQNNRPRDVEATSLQMYSTAQTLGL